A genomic region of Brevibacillus sp. JNUCC-41 contains the following coding sequences:
- a CDS encoding ABC transporter ATP-binding protein, with translation MKNLSSFLKPYWLLIILALSLMIVELGVELLQPLFIAKIIDDGILQKDLSVVIKWGSVMVGLSVFSFLGGIVNSFTASHVSQSFGHDVRKSLFGKIQAFSFANLNNIPTSSLITRMTNDVTQLQNTVFMGLRIMARAPLIVIGGAIMAITVDLKLSLVLVISIPVLVFFLRWVMKRAAKLFKLVQNKLDNVNGVMRENLIGMRLIKAFLRKEHEIGRFDDANEELKRKTMASLRLIETTMPVLMLVMNVAILIILWLGSEFITTGDIQVGEVVAIVNYATRIAASLSVFSWLIMVISRAKASAERVTEIFETPIDIDEGKAESKSGAVNGGGIEFLDVSFRYPGTETPILKNLSFSIDPGESLAIIGATGSGKTSLFQLIPRLYEVESGSIRIDDQDVRDIPLNSLRKRIGYVPQEALLFSGTIKNNVAWGKEDASMEEIVTAAMHAQVHETVMKLPKQYETQLGQKGVNLSGGQKQRLSIARALVRRPKILLLDDSTSALDLKTESKLLAALKEYTCTTLIITQKISTAMEADNILLLESGQVLALGKHQDLMQTSDLYRKIVHSQFGEEGISLESKNISR, from the coding sequence ATGAAAAATTTGTCTTCATTTCTTAAGCCATACTGGCTTTTGATCATTCTTGCTTTATCCTTAATGATTGTCGAGCTCGGGGTAGAGCTGTTACAGCCTCTATTTATAGCAAAAATAATTGATGATGGCATTTTGCAGAAAGATTTATCGGTGGTGATTAAATGGGGAAGTGTCATGGTTGGACTTTCCGTTTTTTCATTCCTTGGCGGGATCGTTAATTCCTTTACGGCATCACATGTAAGTCAAAGCTTTGGACATGATGTAAGGAAAAGTCTTTTTGGTAAAATACAGGCGTTCTCTTTTGCGAATTTGAATAATATCCCGACTTCCTCGTTGATAACAAGGATGACGAATGATGTGACCCAACTTCAAAATACGGTTTTTATGGGCTTGCGCATCATGGCAAGGGCGCCTTTGATCGTAATCGGCGGGGCGATAATGGCAATTACGGTCGATTTGAAGCTATCCCTAGTTTTGGTCATTTCAATTCCGGTTCTTGTCTTCTTCCTTAGATGGGTGATGAAAAGAGCGGCCAAGCTGTTTAAGCTCGTGCAGAATAAACTAGATAACGTCAATGGCGTCATGAGGGAAAACCTGATAGGCATGCGCTTGATCAAAGCTTTTCTTCGTAAGGAGCATGAGATCGGCCGATTTGACGATGCGAATGAAGAGTTAAAAAGAAAGACTATGGCTTCCCTTCGTTTAATTGAAACGACGATGCCTGTGTTGATGCTTGTCATGAATGTGGCGATTCTGATCATTCTCTGGCTTGGAAGCGAATTTATAACAACGGGAGATATACAGGTAGGGGAGGTTGTGGCGATCGTTAACTATGCCACGAGGATTGCGGCATCCCTTTCCGTTTTTTCATGGCTGATCATGGTCATTTCCCGTGCGAAGGCTTCAGCGGAACGTGTGACGGAAATATTCGAAACCCCGATAGACATTGATGAAGGCAAGGCGGAAAGCAAGAGTGGGGCCGTCAATGGGGGAGGCATCGAGTTTCTGGATGTATCTTTCCGCTATCCTGGAACCGAAACCCCGATTTTGAAAAACTTGAGCTTCTCCATCGATCCGGGAGAATCGCTTGCCATCATAGGAGCTACGGGATCTGGGAAAACATCACTGTTTCAGCTGATTCCAAGATTATACGAAGTTGAAAGCGGCTCCATTCGAATTGATGACCAGGATGTGAGAGATATTCCCTTGAATTCGCTGCGGAAAAGGATTGGCTATGTTCCGCAAGAGGCCCTGCTTTTTTCAGGAACCATAAAAAATAATGTCGCTTGGGGAAAAGAAGATGCCTCGATGGAGGAAATCGTGACAGCGGCCATGCATGCTCAGGTACATGAGACCGTAATGAAACTTCCGAAACAATATGAAACCCAGTTAGGGCAAAAAGGTGTGAATCTGTCCGGAGGGCAAAAACAGCGCTTATCGATAGCAAGGGCATTGGTGCGCAGACCAAAAATTCTCCTTCTGGATGATAGTACGAGCGCGCTGGATTTGAAAACGGAAAGTAAATTGCTTGCCGCTTTAAAGGAATATACATGCACAACGCTCATCATTACACAAAAAATCAGTACTGCCATGGAGGCGGACAACATATTGTTGTTGGAAAGCGGTCAAGTGCTTGCGCTGGGGAAACATCAGGATTTGATGCAAACAAGCGATCTTTATCGAAAAATCGTTCACTCACAGTTTGGGGAGGAGGGGATTTCTCTTGAGTCGAAGAATATCTCCCGATAA